In Lampris incognitus isolate fLamInc1 chromosome 13, fLamInc1.hap2, whole genome shotgun sequence, the genomic stretch GTTGAGCGACGGCATTTATCTAATTTTGATCCAGGTGTGACAAGAGTACTTTATGTTTTAAAGTGAGATTAGATTTGTTTGTGGCCTCTTGGCAGTGGTGGAGTTGCTGCAGAAAGTGATGGATATGCTCATGTGTCAAGGGTTATCAATCTGATGGATGTGTGGAGGATATACTGTACCCATGCTAATCTATCATGTTCCAATGGAAATTAGGCAGATAAATAGATGAACCTTTTCCCACAGTATCCAGAACAAGTCAATGGAAATTTGTCTGGCAAGTTCTGTATGTATAGTGTCACTTTACCAGCTTATTTCGAGGGCAATTAGACAACAAGTAAAATTAGATGGAGCAAATGGAAGGTAGCATTGCAACCCTCATTTTTATAGAGTGACCTAATGAATGCTAGTTGTGAAAATATGCTGTGGGATGATGAAAACTCCCATGACAACTTGTCAGTCACTGTCAGAGGTAGACAGCTCCATAACACCCGACAAGTGTAGCTGAAATTGAAAATGCTGTGCTGCTTGAAAATGGATCTGAAGTGCACTCAACAAGGTGTGTTAAAATAATGAATTGGAAGCCCAGACCACGCATGTGTTATCAGCAGAAGCTTACTTAATGGTAATAATTCACCCAGCAAGCCCTGAATGTCTGGAGCCTTAAAGAGCCTGACTAAACTTCACTACTTAATTTATTATTTAAATTGTTTAAGTGGTTTTACCTTATACGTTTAGAAAGTAAAACTTGACGGGGAGGATGAGATGTGTTGTATTTCAGACTGTTTTTGCATGATCTCTGAATTCTTCTATCTTCATCACCAAGGAGGGGAATTTTATTTTGGGCTCCCAGCTAGATTGGAGCAGCTCAGGTTCAATATCTTCCTCAAGGATTCTTAGACAGGTATGGTGGTGCTTCACTTGGAAGGTGATGTCTAACCACTTGGCCACTCTGTCCCCAGCTTTAAAATGAAAATGATGTTGTGTGACACGATACTGTCTGGATTAGCATGCTTCCCTAGTCGAATCTTATACTGTCTTGTTGACCGACGGATATTAACCTAATGGTGTTCTTTGGCAAAATCAAGTTACTAACTTGTCCCGATAAAACTAATGCTGTCCTTTGAGGCTAAAAGCTGGATGAAATCTGTAATATCTGTAATAGAGCCATTAtacgtaaatgtgtgtgtgtttctcttttGTGTGTTAGAGGGAACCATAAGGTAGAGGATGCCTGTGAGATGTATGCCAGAGCTGCCAACATGTTCAAGATGGCCAAGAATTGGAGTGGTAAGACActtatgcacacacgcacacaaatatatgaaggaatcaggaacactatttgtcatttcatttcatgttcttgcatacatgaaataaaacaaaatattgtttcccccagcccacagcagtgcaacacaaagacaaaaacacatatccaaaaactacaagaacacatatgtcaaactacaaaaaaaaaaatcactgtccaagagaacgaacgccaggatgactgtcagaactgccggcctgcatgagctagcggttagcttagcctgcccagcttccgcgtcctgtcagacagccctcgatgcttcctctttgggcacagctccgggcagggccgtggtccttgggcccaccagacgctgcagaccaggctcccccaaccgatccaacaccagctctcccagagagacaccttcaacacacctccctgcactccacacgacaacaccaaaaacatagtCAATGCCatgtgaggctgctgccagacctccctcggtgttattggaactgccggtctgcatgggctagcagttagcttagcctaccccgctttcgtgtcctgtcagactgccctcagtgcttcctcttcgggcacagctccaggcagggccgtggtccctgggcccacaggacgcagcagaccaaactctcccagccgatccagcaccagctccgccagccattaaatgaagatgtggacagacatgggcagacgtggacaaagacactccacggatggtactgggtgaggccgcagcaaacaTAAGTTCGCGTCCCCACCTTCCCACAGTGGAAGTGGTGCAGATATATATCACATGCAGATATATACATTCAGATCCATCCATGCACATTTAACACCATTATTGATGTCCACTTTACATCTACCAGTACAAATAATACCTCCTCCAAATATGATGACTGTCGATAATTGCTGACAAAAACAATATCTTGACAGATAGTTTGCCATGATGTTTGGCAGCCAATCATACGCACCTTGCTGCTGGTCTGCTGACATTTACCAGGCTTGCAAATATGCTCTCCCCACCCCCCAGTAGTCTGCATTTTTATCTAAGATGTGAATTAGCAATTATGAAAGGCGGATATCTGCGTACTTTTGTAAGAAGTGCTTTTGCTCGACTGTAGTGGAAGTACAAACCACTCCCAAAATGGACAATTCTCTGCTCTCTTCATCAACGACAGCAACAGCGTTTGCTGCATTGATGGAAAATATAACTGAGTCATGATCGCATAGCTTTGACATGGCAGATGCTAAACAGGAATGTTTGTGTGTTCTCACAGAGTCCCCACACATACGCATACAGACACAaaggtacaaaaacacacatacacagatgtaCAGAAACACAGTCACATATTTGGAAACCTATGCATATTCCTCTCTATGCAGTCATTTTTCTAGTGATGATGGCATCAAGAGGGGTAAGCGTCTTTTTAGCAGCTCGTTGGGGCTACGTGACACTGGATGGCATGAAGGGCTTTTGAGCATATTCCACATCATATACACATGGTCAGGTTTTTATAGACACACCTGTAACAAAGAACCAAATGACAGCCTTAACAATGAACAGTTCATCTGCTAACCTTGGTGGAAATAGACAACTGCTCAGCCCTTGTTGTAAATAGGACACATGCCAATAATAGCAGATGCTGAGCAACATTTTGCAGGTTACTCAGCTCTTTGTTTCGATGGCATTCTTTGTTTGCTAAATCGAATCAATCCAAACCCCAGATTGATGAATATATTCCAAACGGTTCTGACCTGAAATGTTATGAGCTCATCCAGTGCCTCCAGAAAATGAATGTGAACTTCGTCGGTCTCACCTTGTTGTGCAAAATACAAAATAATTATGTCAAAAAATtgaaaatgtgtttgtgtgcatgttgctctgtctctggaactctgtgtgtgtgtgtgtgtgtgtgtgtgtgtgtgtgtgtgtgtgtgtgtgtgtgtgtgtgcgtgcgtgcgtgcgtgcgtgcgtgtgtgtgtgtgtgtgtgtgtgtgtgcgtgcagctgCAGGAAATGCGTTCTGCCAGGCTGCTCGGCTACACATGCAGCTCCAGAACAAACTAGACTCAGCCACCAGCTTCGTTGACGCAGGAAATGCATATAAAAAAGCTGACCCGCAGGGTAagacattcagacacacacacacacacacccacacacacacacacacacagataaaaaaaACAGACACAGACTGATACTGCACACACGTGCTCACACACACGTGCTCACACAcacgtgctcacacacacacacacacacacacacacacacacacacacacacacacacacacacagataaaaaaaACAGACACAGACTGATACTGCACAcacgtgctcacacacacacacacagattaaaaAAGACAAATACGCACAAACTGActacacataatacacacacacatacaccttttCTACACACACACGTGAAACACAGTATATTGAGTAATAAAGCAGCCATCAGTGCAGCTCTCTGTCGCAGTTACTACCGTTGAGCAAAATGCTCATAATAGTTTCCAAATCTTTTTTACACAAACAGAGACACTATTTGAATCTTTGAAATATGATCTTTCTTGTGTCTTTGCTTTTCCCTTCAAATCATCAACATTGGTACCAGACCCAAACCCCTCAAAAACCCCTTAATGTCTTTTACTTGACCAGTTTTGTTCCTGCTGGTCTGAGGCTTTGAGTAGGGGCTCTTCTATTAATGACACATAAGTATTTCCCTTTCCCAAACTTGTTAGTGTTCATATCAGAAGGAGGGGCGGCTTTTAAGTCGAACCTCCCCATCCTTCCCCTTCTTCTCCTCTGCATCCTGCCCCAACACCCCCTTCTTTAAACTCGCATACAAGTATATACACTTGACACTTACCCTAACAGGTGTTCACAttcaccttacacacacacacacacacacacatacttattcCATGTGTAGGTAAGGGATTTTTGCTTATTTGACTCACTTTTTGCTCACATGTAAAGCCCATTGTAAGGTATTTATGTACAAATTGTATTAGATAAATAGAcaatgattaattgattgatatgTGGCTAGGTAATCAATAGCCTACACATTTCTCTAAAACGTGACACAGTGATTGTCACTGTTTTGGATGAGAGAGGAATCCTTGCCTACTGAATACATTACTAGGGTCCTCCTTAGGTCCCTGTGACAGGTTTACTAAATCATAATAGGCTTGTTGGTCAATTATGTCATGATTAGGAAAAAAGTGAAATCATAGATTCAGAGGAAGAAATTTTGTAAGCCACTTTAATGTATGATTCTGATGGACGATAGTGATATTGAAATGATTTATCTGTCAGTGCTTAGAACTCTCCCTTCCCAGGGTTTGTCTTGTATGCATTGGCTGATCCTCTTAACCAGAGCGACAGACTGAGATAAAGAGGATAACCAGTGTTCCTGGTCGTCAGATGACGTCCAGGCCGTTCCACTCTTTTTGCACCAATCTCTAGCATCTCTTTCCAGTATTTTCTCTCTGTCATGATGATTTTCATGTGCTTCCGCTCTGCAGAGGCTATCAACTGTCTAAATCAGGCCATTGACATCTACACTGACATGGTAAGCTCCGCCCATCAACCTTTAACCCCTTCCTGTTACAGCTGTTTTTGATACAAGTTTATCTGACACTatcattgctgtgtgtgtgtgtgtgtgtgtgtgtgtgtgtgtgtgtgtgtgtgtgtgtgtgtgtgtgtgtgtgtgtgtgtgtgtgtgtgacgtttcTTTGTGTGTTACAGGGACGGTTTACCATCGCAGCCAAACACCACATTACAATAGCTGAGGTGTATGAATCTGAACTGGTTGACATTGagaaggtgaagaaagagaatctgttctttttttcatttgatatACATTATTTCATATATGAGACTTTTAAATTATATGTTTTtagcattgatttgatttgaaagaaATTGCTGATGTGTTGACAATTACACTCAAATGTTCTCGCTGTTTGTCTTCGTTTTTGTGTTTGGGCGTACTCAGGCCATTGCTCACTATGAACAGGCAGCAGACTACTATAAAGGAGAAGAATCTAACAGGTAATTGGGTTGTTGGATCAGATAAAGCTTGTCTGATGCACAAACGTTATGAAGTTTTTGACATTTGACTAactacatgaagaatatgatgtgatcAGTCTTAATTTGGCAGCCTCACTGATCCCTCATCAGCTAGATCTTTTACAACCAGCTAAATGGTGGTTAATTCAAAcaaaaattttccccctttttctccccaattgtacttggccaattaccccactcttccgagccatcccggtcgctgctccaccccctctgccgatccggggagggctgcagactaccacatgcctcctccgatacatgtggaatcgccagccgcttcttttcacctgacagtgaggagttttgccagggagatgtagcgcatggaagtatcacgctattccccccagttccccctcccccccgaacaggcgccctgaccgaccagaggaggtgctagtgcagcaataaggacacatacccacatccggcttcccacctgcagacacagccaactgtgtctgtagggacgcttggaggtaacacagggattcaagccagtgatccccgtgttggcagacaacggaataaaccgccatgctATCTGGACACCCTCACAATTTTGTTTTTCATGTATAGCAGACATCAAACCTGTGTTGACTTGCTGTTGTTTACTTTAAAAACCACTTCAGCTGTATGAACTAAAACCTGACATTCTATCTTTGCTGGTCCCTCTGGCCAGATAGTGAAAAAGTTTGTTTTATAACCTCCTTCAAAATCAGAAATCTTATTCACATAATGATCATAAATCAAAATCGTATTCACATAATAAGCTTATGTGTAAATCTTACTGAGGAAACTAGGTGAATGAGTTTAGTTATTAGTCGTACGAGCTTCATCTCTAAGTGAGTGATTTATTTGTGtttttaaaattgtgtgtgtgtgtgtgtgtgtgtgtgtgtgtgtgtgtgtgtgtgtgtgtgtgtgtgtgtgtgtgtgtgtgtgtttcagctccGCCAACAAGTGTCTATTGAAAGTAGGCCATTACAGtgctcagctggaacagtaccAGAAAGCTATTGAAATCTATGAACAGGTAACAACAGCcttctatgtttgtgtgtgtatgtttgtatttcaGTGTTGACTTCGCTGTTGTATCATCAGCTAGCTTCACACTTGTTTAACTCACTTAAGCTGTATCTTTATGGCGGCTGTGTATACGTCAAccagtgtgtgtatctgtgtgccaATCAGTTAAGGTAAAACACAATTGAAAGTCATTTGTTTGTGTATgcgttgtgtgtttgtatgtatgtgttcaTTAGGTGGCTACTAGCACCATGGACAATCCCTTGTTGAAGTACAACGCTAAAGAGTATTTTTTCAAGGCTTCACTCTGTCACTTCATAGTGGATGAACTCAACgccaaggtacacacacacaagcacacacacacacacacacacacacaaaccaccataaaTTCATACACACAGtaatacacacagcacacagggtgacagacacatagacacatgcCACATAAGCAAACAAATGTAAACACACAGGGACGGCTTTGCCTAAAATAACATGTGAAAGATGAATTGTAACACCTGAATCAGTAAATGTTCATTAAAACAGAGGGAGCACTAAAAATAAGTATGTTTGGCCTCCGGGTGgcatagcaatctattccgttgcctaccaatatggggatcaccggttcgaatccccgtgttacctccggcttggtcaagcgtccctacagacacaattggccatgtctgcgggagggaagccggatgtgggtatgtgtcctggtcactgcactagcacctcctctggtcggtcggggcgcctgttcagggggaggaggaactggggggaatagcgtgatcctcccacgcactacgtccccctagcgaaactcctcactgtcaggtgaaaataagcggctggtgactcggaggaggcatgtggtagtctgcagccctccccagatcagcaaaaggggtggagcagccacccaggatggcttggaagagtggggtaattggccaagtacaactggggcgaaaaagggggaaaaatcaagaaaaaaaatgttttatatttGTATTGCATGTCCTATATGATTaaggatacagtgtcaaagatgtGATGCACAATGGTTGTGTGACTTTATTGTGAACAGAACAATATGGGATCATCTTGAGTCTACAAGATTCAAGGGTGTATTCATCACATACGTCACGTACAAGTACAATAAGCAGTAAAATGATtttaaaaatacatatttttaaTACATATTTTGAATTTTATTTGCACAATGTCCTGTTTGAACACTTAACATTGACGTCTTAGAATTTATGTTTTTGCACCAGCTCAGTcgagctaaagttagctcatctgaatcaCGTTTGTAGccaaccaacaacccagaaacaCAATTTGAAACATCATAAGCGCTTCAAAACTTTTATCAGAAGTTTGATTTGTTTGGGcatgttaaaggtgatagagcacGCCTTACGTGCATCTCcgttgatggtgtttctgtgaaatcctacctcgaatgaaactgCATGGGCAATACCAATAGAATActaatagggagaaaaaatataTTCCATCAGTTTTCTTGCCAGATGAGGATTATgttatttaaacacagatttaaatgcATTCCCCCAAAACTAtacagatggtacagctaaatgtGAGGCTAAATGTCAGTTTTTGAGTGATTTTGAAGCCAGGTGCATCTAAAAATTCACCTCAGGTTTACAGGTGGAAATGTATAATTTCCCTGAAATCATCGGAAAACTAATGCATGTAGTTTTCTGatgacttaattttttttttttttttggtgtgtatttgtgttccaGCTGGCTATTGAGAAGTATGAAGAGATGTTCCCAGCCTTCTCAGACTCCAGAGAACTCAAACTGTTAAAGGTAAACTTTCACTTTAAGCTTTATAGCTTGAGCTTACTTGAGCTCAAACTGCTCATCTTTTTAGTTTTAGTTCcgtcttgttttctttttctctctcacactttctctcccaGACATTGTTCTGAAGAGGTTCAAAGCATATAGCTCAATTTTGTAGTCAATAAATCCTCCACAATCCAAACCTCATGCAAAATTTTTACTGAACAGACATAAAGACACAGTCATAACAATcataatctattccgttgcctaccaacacggggctcgccagttcgaatccccgtgttatctccggcttggtcgggtttccctacagacacaattggccatgtctgcgggtgggaagccggatgtgggtatgtgtcctgatcgctgcactagtgcctcctctggtcggtcagggcgcctgtgcggggggagggggaactgggggggggggggatagcgtgatcctcccacccgctacgtgcccctggcgaaactcctcactgtcaggtgaaaagaagcagctggcgactccacatgtatcggaggaggcatgtggtagtctgcagccctccccagatcgacagagggggtggaacagcgactggggtggctcaaaagagtggggtaattggccagatacaattggggggaaaaagggtgaacaaatgaaaaaaaaacaacattactATTTCAGactgttgtctttatgcatgctcaataatccagataaggaaatccaagagagttgaatcagttcatctggacacaacgtttattgagagaaacgtttcatcactcatctaagtgacctcttcagtctaaactgactgcaggtatccccacccttataaacaatacagcagcataacagccgaaaccaatgatcggtttcatatgcaaatttcatATTTTTGcatgtcaatttgcatatgacgttggtttcggttgttatgccactgtattgtttataaggggtggggatacctgctgtcagttttgactgaagaagtcacttagatgagtgatgaaatatttcctCCAATAAACATcttgtccaaatgaactgattcaactttgtgatttcaGACTGTTGTAATCTGATTGCTTAAATAAATTTCATGCAGTTGTTTTTTCTTAGAATAGTCGTAGACATGCACAGTATGGATAACAGTGGTCACTTGTAGCGTAATAacaaagatgttttttttaacttatttattatttgccactgttcatttgtttttttgttgcacaCAATTCTAGAGGTGATGAGGTAAAAAGGTTATAGTTATGCTTAAGCATTACACCGTTCTGTGTTGATATAATTATTATCATGTTTGTG encodes the following:
- the napba gene encoding N-ethylmaleimide-sensitive factor attachment protein, beta a isoform X1, which codes for MDNSGKEKEAIQLMAEADKKVKASGSFLGGMFGGNHKVEDACEMYARAANMFKMAKNWSGKTLMHTPYSTSYTHGQVFIDTPVTKNHVRAAAGNAFCQAARLHMQLQNKLDSATSFVDAGNAYKKADPQEAINCLNQAIDIYTDMGRFTIAAKHHITIAEVYESELVDIEKAIAHYEQAADYYKGEESNSSANKCLLKVGHYSAQLEQYQKAIEIYEQVATSTMDNPLLKYNAKEYFFKASLCHFIVDELNAKLAIEKYEEMFPAFSDSRELKLLKKLLEAHEEQNSEAFTEAVKEFDSVSRLDQWLTTMLLRIKKTIQGDAGDLK
- the napba gene encoding N-ethylmaleimide-sensitive factor attachment protein, beta a isoform X4 produces the protein MDNSGKEKEAIQLMAEADKKVKASGSFLGGMFGSGNHKVEDACEMYARAANMFKMAKNWSAAGNAFCQAARLHMQLQNKLDSATSFVDAGNAYKKADPQEAINCLNQAIDIYTDMGRFTIAAKHHITIAEVYESELVDIEKAIAHYEQAADYYKGEESNSSANKCLLKVGHYSAQLEQYQKAIEIYEQVATSTMDNPLLKYNAKEYFFKASLCHFIVDELNAKLAIEKYEEMFPAFSDSRELKLLKKLLEAHEEQNSEAFTEAVKEFDSVSRLDQWLTTMLLRIKKTIQGDAGDLK
- the napba gene encoding N-ethylmaleimide-sensitive factor attachment protein, beta a isoform X3; translation: MDNSGKEKEAIQLMAEADKKVKASGSFLGGMFGGNHKVEDACEMYARAANMFKMAKNWSASASSAGNAFCQAARLHMQLQNKLDSATSFVDAGNAYKKADPQEAINCLNQAIDIYTDMGRFTIAAKHHITIAEVYESELVDIEKAIAHYEQAADYYKGEESNSSANKCLLKVGHYSAQLEQYQKAIEIYEQVATSTMDNPLLKYNAKEYFFKASLCHFIVDELNAKLAIEKYEEMFPAFSDSRELKLLKKLLEAHEEQNSEAFTEAVKEFDSVSRLDQWLTTMLLRIKKTIQGDAGDLK
- the napba gene encoding N-ethylmaleimide-sensitive factor attachment protein, beta a isoform X5; protein product: MDNSGKEKEAIQLMAEADKKVKASGSFLGGMFGGNHKVEDACEMYARAANMFKMAKNWSEAINCLNQAIDIYTDMGRFTIAAKHHITIAEVYESELVDIEKAIAHYEQAADYYKGEESNSSANKCLLKVGHYSAQLEQYQKAIEIYEQVATSTMDNPLLKYNAKEYFFKASLCHFIVDELNAKLAIEKYEEMFPAFSDSRELKLLKKLLEAHEEQNSEAFTEAVKEFDSVSRLDQWLTTMLLRIKKTIQGDAGDLK
- the napba gene encoding N-ethylmaleimide-sensitive factor attachment protein, beta a isoform X2, which gives rise to MDNSGKEKEAIQLMAEADKKVKASGSFLGGMFGGNHKVEDACEMYARAANMFKMAKNWSAAGNAFCQAARLHMQLQNKLDSATSFVDAGNAYKKADPQEAINCLNQAIDIYTDMGRFTIAAKHHITIAEVYESELVDIEKAIAHYEQAADYYKGEESNSSANKCLLKVGHYSAQLEQYQKAIEIYEQVATSTMDNPLLKYNAKEYFFKASLCHFIVDELNAKLAIEKYEEMFPAFSDSRELKLLKKLLEAHEEQNSEAFTEAVKEFDSVSRLDQWLTTMLLRIKKTIQGDAGDLK